TCTGCTATTTTTATTGGTTTCGTTTCGAGACGTACTTGTAGCGTCTTGTGTGATGTCTGCTACAATTATTTGATATATCAGCTATGAAGGGCTCAAGGTAGAAATCAGCAATATTGTTTTTTTCAAAATCGGCATTATTGGTTTTCATCTAGAAAATTAcagtattttttatatttatatagtaaACTCCCTATTTCTTTGGTAATTGCACTAGATACTCCATTAGTTTAGAGCAGTGCCATCACATACACAATCAAGAAATGTAATATGTTAATTTAAGGGTATGGTCGAATGGCATAGTACGTCCATCCTTAAGCAAATAGTTAGAAGATCGATCTTTGTCTTTGTGCTAGCTGAAATAATCACTAGGTCCGGATAATAATCACTGGGCCTCCGTTGGGTATCTTTGGTAAttactataacaaaaaaaacattagagatattttttaatacaataaaaaacGTTAATTTGTGTGTCTAAATGTATCACAAACGTTTCAAAAAGCGTTTTTATTATTGGTGTCTtaactaaaattagaggacgCAGATTGAAGTGTcctaaaaagcaaaagattaagttaatttgGTCTTAATTTAGGAACTTTTTtgggtattttttaaaattttccaacGTAAATAATTGCGTCTCGATTTTTGCATccttaaaaaatactccatccgtcccatataATTTGTCACCGTTTAAcccgacacgaattttaagaaatataatagaaaatgagttgaaaaagttagtggcatgtgagtcctacttttatagtATATTGGTATTAAAATataatgtgagtgagaatgagtttgCGGAATGgaaggtccactaccaaaaatggtaaaagtgaaaggtgacaaattctTAGGGACagacaaaaatggaaataagtgacaaatttcaAGGACGGATGGATTTAGTGTTTTTGAAGGGAATTACCAAAAAAGAATGTAAGATATTTTACATTTTGCGATaatattttagaatttaatatggttaaatttccattttcaaaaaattactccatccgtcccacaataagagtcatgttCTGCAATTTCGGTCTGTTCAACCATAAGAgttctatttcacttttaccataaatgttaagtatgactcacattccaccaacttattcactcacatttttttataaaactaatactcacTTCGTCCTCGAAATATTGTCCACATTTGATtaggcacgaattttaagaaatgtgaagaaaattgtgtggaaaagttagtggaatgtgagttcgacctttatatattaattttataataaaatgtgatataatgaattagtggaaaatggactccatttactaaaaatgggaaaaaaacaaagtggataactttttttacaaattgaccaaaatgacaaaagtggacaacatttcacagaCGGATGAAGtgtatataagtgagactcatattccactaatttattcaatccacttttctttatatttcttaaaacctgtcaTAATCAAATAGAACTCCGTGGTGAAATGGAGTATGCACATTCGTTCCAAGTGAAATAAGTCCATTGCAAGAGGCATATAGTACCATTTTGGTTTGACCAATTATAAATGGCATCTCTAGAAAACAAAACATTTTTATACACATAAATTTAGTGCATCCTCTCACATCACACACAAATCAtgttatcaactttcttattcTCTGTGTAATTCATTTAGGTCACAAATAGTGAGAAACAACaaaccttagagcatccacactgggacggatgtcccggcggatatcccgacggacttcctaAAAACACTccatgccacgtcataaggacatcccactgcactgcaatgtcataaggacatcccactgcacaatagcaGACATCCCCatggacatccacaataataaaaattcactaATGCACCAaactaaacaatttacggaattaaaatttcgacacgaatacggacggagaaagtgcaatgataatttcattaaataaaaaaataaaaaaagtacatttcaaccGACGGTGTGTCGAACGATTTATCTCCCTGAacgattaaataaaaaaataaaaaagtacattcCCTGGGTactatagttcgacgatggatgggtcgaggtagcgcatgttgctgctgctgctgcaaggaTGCTTGTATCGAACGATTTATCTCCCTGGACGTAACGGCCCGCAACTGTTCTCTAATTCGCCGACGTACGTCATTAGAAATTCCACGactaccacccgcaccactaccactatcactaccactaccactagcaCTAACCattctggatatataaaagaaacgtagagagagagagagagagaaactcgttaaaacaagtggtgcgaatgaaatgaagttcaacgagccttatatatagagttttttttaaaaaaaatcgggacgtccgtcgggaaccCGCAATGGCGGATGTCACAACGGACGTCGTCGGAATGCCGCGGAGCTCCGGTGTCTgtagcggacgtccgtatccgtccctcccgcgcggacgtccggcacgctGGTCGGACGgccgccgttgtggatgctATTAGCTTAATTTTAGGGTGACTTATACACGTTAccgttttaattaattacttcatCGCACAAGTTAATCAAATTCATATTCTTTTGAAGATATTTCAACTAATTTAGTCATTCCATAATTTAGCAACAGATCAATCATTTGAATAcatactcttttatttttctcttattttatactactgtttctctattttattttgtctacTAGTTTATATTCTTTGTCACTTTAGACGCCAATTTCTTAAATTAGATGCTAAAAAGAAAGGTACTCCATCAATTAACTTAAGACgaataaaatactttatataaatgcaaattagtttttagttataagaatacaaaatattttctttgaAATGCACACTCTCCATACACACTTATAGGAAAATGTTCAAattagaatttttaaaattatgaacgTGAAAACCAATTGCTCTCAACGTATAATTAAAGTATATGCCTGTGACTATATTACAATTTGTTAAAGGTAACTCATTAAGTCCAATACGTAAACAATTTATACGTGGACTCGCATAATATTCCTTTCTTATATACACATGTAGTGTTCAATGAAAATGATCCACGTGAGAACCTTCAAAATATCGCACCGAACTTATAAAGTTactaaatttgcataaaaaatggaaaatattaaataaaataaaaattttccttATGGGATTCACACCCAAATTCAGTATACATTCAATCAAGACATACCACCCACCTTAGACGATGAGCGTTCAAATAATCCAAACCCAAATTCGGCACATTCAATAGAGACATACATCCATGATCCACCTTAAACGACGAGGATTCAATAATTAAGAGGCCTAACCTTCCTGATGTACATATACATATGCTCTAAACCACTATAAAAAGGAGGTAGATAGTAGCACCATGTATGATCCACATCCCACAACACTAGCCATGGCCAAACTTGTGCAAACCCTAATCCCTATCCTCCCCTCCATCGCAATAATCCTGGCTGTCGCGAACACCGCGTGCTCACAAACGACAACCTTCACCTATGATTTCTCGGGCGATCACCCGAAAAATCACCTAACCTACCAAGGCGACGCCCACTTCCCTTCCGAAACAACCCACCTCCGCCTCACAAACCCCGAGCCATCCCAAGTCGGCCGAGCCTTACACCCAACCCCCATCCAATTCTGGCAAACCAACGGCCAGATCGACTTCAAAACCACCATAAACTTCATCATCACTCCCAAAGAAGACAAATTACCGGCCGACGGCCTCGCCTTCTTCATCGCCCCCGCCGGCTCCACCATCCCCGTCGGCTCCAGCGGCGCCAATCTCGGAATTTTCAACTCCTCCGGCATCGACCCTTCCGTCTTCGCCGTGGAATTCGACTCCCACGTCAACGATCCATGGGATCCTAATTTTCGCCACGTCGGCATTGACATCGGATCGAGGATTTCGAGCAATGCGACGGAGGTCGGCGGCGCCATCACCGGGCAGCGGGTTAGCGCCCGGATCAACTACGCGGGGGCCACGAAGAAGATCACTGTACATGTCACCGCAGGGGAGAAGGCGTTCCACGTCAGCTATGAGAAAAACTTGAGCAGCTTTCTTCCGGAGAAGGTTCAAGTCGGGATCTCCGCCTCCACCGGAGAAGAGACCGCCACCCACGACGTCGTGTCGTGGTATTTCAGCGCCACAATGGTGAATCACAAATCAAGCATTACCATATAATATGATGTCAGAAATTTATATAAGCCAGTGCTCAAAtcgaaaaaatataataatattgttAAAATAATCAATTTGCATATATAATATCTTACATAATTTTTAAGAAGTGCTAGATGATGATTGTTTTTCGACGAATCATCAGGTTCTAAAACTGTCTCTAGAATagaattttcagttttttatgaaaatttatttCTCAATGTATAGAAATCGTTCATTAATGGAATATAGGGTAAGTAAACAAAACGCATAACTAAATCTCTTCCAAAATGACCAATTATCTTAGGCTCATTTATTTCAAtagtttcaaatttaatttcataaaattttaattccattCCGTGTACCGAACATAATTTATTCATCGTCTATGATTTGATAATTAATATGCTTGCAGTCTAGTACTTACCTACTAAGTCGATCTACTATATATATAAGTACTACTCCACTATACATTAACTATGCTGCATATAATTCACCGAGAATAATTATTTGCTTAAAATTGAGTTGTAgaattattatttgtttaaaattgtgataaaaaaaacaccaaaagTTATTGTAGCCAATATGAATTATTTACGACAATCATATCATtctcaaatttataaattttatattatacatATAATAACATAAGTTGTGTATATTAAAACATTAGTACTTAGAATCCAACTAAGTTAAATATAATGCTAAAAAATCATTCGTTTTATTTACAtgaacaaatttttaaaaataaagaacTACAATTTGACCAAAAAAACCAATGCTTTGTGCTTCAGTATATCTTTTGTCCAACAAAATATCCTTTATTAAAAACTCAGATTcgtttaaaaatcaattttattgaatcatATATATGATGGTTTGTGTGAATAATTTTATGTACCAAAATATTTCGTCTAGTTAAAAAGATCCGGTTGAGGCTAACTAATTAATGTATTAGTATGTCACATTCCAAATACAAAACGCATTATACCATCATAAATCCTCTTTGCCATAATGTGTTATCTTATTTCCATTTatgaaaaattataatttcctGTTTAATTCGTTTTATTGCTGTAACAATATTGAATAAAAAGATTCTCATTTAATACAATGCTGCATTGTATTttctatataagtgtgaatGTCCCGTGAAGACTCTTACAATTTTACTTACAATCAAAACACATATCTTGATATCTTATTTCAAAAATGGGTAAAGTTGCATCTTCAGTAATTTTTGCTATGGTTATGATTTTCTGCTTCAGTTTAGAGACAGGTATCGTTTCTGTACTTTATAATTTATTAGCATGAGTCTTTTTCAGCATTCTATTTACAAAACCAATAAAAGTCATTTTTACTCAGTCCGATCACACgatttaaaattagaaatatttGTAGCACCTTTCAATCTCAGTGTTTCAAAACtaatttttgtttattctttcagttattcaataatttaatgtctctttttttaataataatagtaaatctTTTCCACCTTTTCACATTATGTTTAAACTAatgaatgatatttttattttaaattaacctctgcatttttttttcagatttttgcATATATCAaccctatatatacatatattaaaaTGCTCGTAATTTTTGTTGGTGTAGGTGCTCAAGAGTATCATTGTGCTGGTGGAGGATACTCTGCCTTTGAGCTTCATGGTATGCATTGTGATGTATTCAATACAGAAACTTGCAAAACTTCTTGCCATAATGCAACTCCAAAGGGATTTAAGGTTATTAGTCACGTTTGTGCTTATGAGTATACGTTTCCAGGAAGATTTTGTATTTGCACTATTAATCGTCCTTGTCCATAGATTAATTTTATTCTGATTAAATGTTTCAATACTAATTGGAGCTTTTATGAAACTGTCGTTTGCACTTTATAGTTATTCATAATTGTTTATGAATTATACTGTATTTGTTTATTTGCCACCGTGACATGGCTGCAATTTGTGAGAAATTCAACCAAACAAGTTATATTAAC
This sequence is a window from Salvia splendens isolate huo1 chromosome 5, SspV2, whole genome shotgun sequence. Protein-coding genes within it:
- the LOC121802586 gene encoding mannose/glucose-specific lectin Cramoll-like, with protein sequence MYDPHPTTLAMAKLVQTLIPILPSIAIILAVANTACSQTTTFTYDFSGDHPKNHLTYQGDAHFPSETTHLRLTNPEPSQVGRALHPTPIQFWQTNGQIDFKTTINFIITPKEDKLPADGLAFFIAPAGSTIPVGSSGANLGIFNSSGIDPSVFAVEFDSHVNDPWDPNFRHVGIDIGSRISSNATEVGGAITGQRVSARINYAGATKKITVHVTAGEKAFHVSYEKNLSSFLPEKVQVGISASTGEETATHDVVSWYFSATMVNHKSSITI